Proteins from a genomic interval of Coregonus clupeaformis isolate EN_2021a chromosome 4, ASM2061545v1, whole genome shotgun sequence:
- the LOC121556346 gene encoding junctional adhesion molecule 2A-like translates to MDSMGILSLILFVLVQSPASLSLTVSTRKAKVVVHENTDAVLSCQFKTEKETNPRIEWKKKGKDITFVYFNGKFSGSFAGRAKIEGATVTLHAVTQKDSGLYRCEVSAPADHTNLGEINVTLNVLVPPHTPSCEVPSSVLSGVGVELHCKDKLSVPPPTYIWYKDNKALSTTHTTDTSFSMDTDKGTLKFKSVSKADSGQYRCEASNSVGAPKSCVAHHMKVIEYELSMTTLIAGAVGLFLLIVMCCLGVCLCHRRGCCKKKEHKGRSTNSYNPPPPTRNPKNYEHTQSFMI, encoded by the exons ATGGACAGCATGGGAATTTTGTCTCTTATCCTCTTCGTCTTGGTGCAGA gtcctgcctccctctctctgacagtGAGCACCCGTAAGGCCAAAGTGGTGGTCCATGAGAACACAG aCGCTGTGCTATCCTGTCAGTTCAAGACAGAGAAGGAGACTAACCCTCGTATCGAGTGGAAGAAGaaagggaaggacatcacctttgTTTATTTCAATGGCAAATTCAGCG GATCCTTTGCAGGTCGGGCCAAGATCGAGGGGGCGACGGTGACGCTGCACGCCGTTACCCAGAAGGACTCTGGGCTGTACCGCTGTGAGGTCAGTGCTCCAGCAGACCACACCAACCTGGGAGAGATTAACGTCACCCTCAACGTACTGg TGCCCCCCCACACCCCGTCCTGTGAGGTGCCCAGCTCAGTGCTGTCTGGGGTAGGGGTAGAGCTCCACTGTAAGGACAAACTCAGTGTACCCCCTCCTACCTACATCTGGTACAAAGACAACAAGGCCCTGAGCACCACACACACAACTGACACCTCCTTTAGCATGGACACTGACAAGGGAACACTG AAGTTCAAGAGTGTGTCCAAGGCCGACTCAGGCCAGTACCGCTGTGAGGCATCCAACAGCGTGGGGGCGCCCAAGAGCTGTGTGGCCCATCACATGAAGGTCATAGAAT ATGAGTTGAGTATGACGACACTGATAGCCGGAGCTGTAGGTCTCTTCCTGCTCATTGTCATGTGCTGCCtgggtgtgtgtctctgtcaTCGACGGGGCTGCTGCAAAAAGA AGGAGCACAAAGGAAGAAG CACCAACTCCTACAATCCACCTCCTCCCACCAGAAAC CCCAAGAACTACGAACACACCCAGTCCTTCATGATTTGA